One stretch of Oncorhynchus clarkii lewisi isolate Uvic-CL-2024 chromosome 3, UVic_Ocla_1.0, whole genome shotgun sequence DNA includes these proteins:
- the LOC139391690 gene encoding FAST kinase domain-containing protein 4-like, whose translation MTSRLLGRCARLLPRPPQASAAAALLPTPAAGPAEPLWAQAWRQPVLRGLCEGRSLVKEEYPIEPKRTQLDELLERAQSPQDVLQAWAAQGGKANQAAKALVQLVRLAGREKGGAKMDQFELLNDPRLLDILDTVTAQVASVWNGTLVSLLRSLSALGVPPTAAVQRSIQTEVLWRVRRLSYKQLAFLADWGAGRKGQMEVSLVSAALKQLELRWTEIADARTVSTLMARAGHLSPALMDRLEDKALELAEGFGAEDIRRVSVSLASQGRRSVPLLRALSYYLLQKPSTDLTTPLLLDLAYAYGKLNFHHSQVFQRLAAELLPRMPDISSADVTRCAKSLAFLKWLHLPLFEAFAEHYSVNSQKYSTLQLCNLLMSLARLNFQPSKGEEFYKKVHSALEGVLPSLEAFLQIDVVWSLCVLQQAKPQHITALNQHTHVAKLSEGSLSRVENYRLKLLHIIATLQLEHPESLSSILPKEAMLIPSTLGQDSPLSPLQTGLKGALDNLVGGKADALRTGVNTIYGWTIDGELVVDSENKPMDLVTLTAPHLPGGGGTNPLPEGACRLAFLTWEFPNYGSRSKDLLGRFTMMRRHLKLAGFILVEVPYYEWLELKSDWQKVAYVKDKMGKAIAEEMAK comes from the exons atgacCAGCCGTCTGCTGGGCCGATGTGCCCGTCTCCTCCCCAGGCCCCCCCAGGCCTCAGCCGCCGCTGCCCTCCTGCCAACCCCTGCAGCTGGGCCAGCAGAGCCACTGTGGGCCCAGGCCTGGCGGCAGCCTGTGTTAAGGGGGCTATGTGAGGGCAGGAGTTTGGTCAAAGAGGAGTATCCCATCGAGCCCAAACGCACCCAGCTGGATGAGCTCTTAGAGAGGGCCCAATCTCCACAGGATGTCCTGCAGGCATGGGCGGCACAAGGAGGAAAGGCCAATCAGGCAGCTAAGGCTCTGGTTCAGCTTGTCAGATTggctgggagagagaaaggtggggcTAAAATGGACCAATTTGAGCTGCTGAATGATCCTAGACTGCTAGACATACTGGACACGGTTACTGCACAG GTAGCGTCGGTGTGGAATGGTACGCTGGTCTCTCTGCTGCGCTCCCTCTCTGCTCTGGGTGTTCCTCCTACAGCTGCAGTACAACGCTCCATCCAGACAGAGGTGCTGTGGCGTGTACGCAGGCTCTCCTACAAACAGCTGGCTTTCTTGGCAGACTGGGGAGCAGGGCGGAAGGGTCAGATGGAGGTGTCGCTGGTGAGTGCAGCGCTAAAACAGCTGGAGCTCCGCTGGACTGAGATCGCTGACGCTAGAACAGTCAGTACCCTGATGGCTAGGGCTGGACACCTCAGTCCTGCACTGATGGACAGACTGGAGGATAAG GCGTTAGAGCTAGCTGAAGGGTTTGGGGCGGAGGATATCCGCagggtgtctgtgtctctggcgTCTCAGGGACGCCGTTCAGTGCCTCTGCTCAGAGCTCTGTCCTACTACCTCCTACAGAAACCCTCAACAGACCTTACCACACCGCTACTGTTGGACCTCGCCTACGCATATG ggAAGTTGAATTTCCACCATTCCCAGGTCTTCCAGCGATTGGCAGCCGAGTTGTTACCCAGAATGCCAGATATTAGTTCTGCCGATGTTACTCGCTGCGCCAAATCACTAGCCTTCCTCAAGTGGCTCCATCTCCCATTGTTTGAGGCATTCGCTGAG CACTACAGCGTGAACAGTCAGAAGTACAGCACACTGCAGCTTTGTAACCTGCTCATGTCACTGGCCAGGCTCAACTTCCAGCCCAGCAAGGGGGAGGAGTTCTACAAGAAG GTCCACTCTGCCCTGGAGGGTGTTCTCCCTAGCCTGGAGGCGTTCCTGCAGATAGACGTGgtgtggtctctgtgtgtgttacagcAGGCCAAGCCCCAGCACATCACAGCCCTCAACCAACACACACATGTTGCCAAACTCTCAG AAGGCAGTCTGTCTCGAGTGGAGAACTATCGCCTGAAGCTCCTCCACATCATTGCTACCCTCCAGTTAGAACACCCAGAGTCTCTGTCCTCCATCCTGCCTAAAGAGGCCATGTTGATTCCCTCCACCCTGGGCCAggactcccccctctcccctctacagACTGGGCTGAAGGGGGCCCTGGATAATCTGGTGGGGGGGAAAGCAGATGCCCTACGTACCGGGGTCAACACTATATACGGCTGGACCATAG ATGGAGAGCTGGTGGTGGACAGTGAAAATAAGCCAATGGACCTGGTGACCCTGACAGCCCCTCACCTGCCTGGAGGAGGTGGAACCAATCCCCTACCTGAGGGTGCATGCAG GTTAGCGTTCTTGACCTGGGAGTTTCCTAACTATGGCTCCAGGAGTAAAGATCTGCTGGGACGATTCACCATGATGAGACGGCATCTCAAACTGGCTGGCTTTATCCTTGTAGAG GTGCCATACTATGAGTGGCTGGAGCTCAAGTCTGATTGGCAGAAAGTGGCGTATGTGAAGGATAAGATGGGGAAGGCCATTGCTGAGGAAATGGCGAAGTGA